A region from the Lycium barbarum isolate Lr01 chromosome 8, ASM1917538v2, whole genome shotgun sequence genome encodes:
- the LOC132606593 gene encoding arginine decarboxylase 1A, chloroplastic, which yields MPALGCCVDTAVAVSPPFGYPFLRDSTLPAPEIFSSGATHWSTEHSSDLYRVDGWGAPYFTVNSNGDISVRPHGTDTLPHQEIDLLKVVKKASDPKTSGGLGLQLPLVVRFPDVLKNRLESLQSAFDYAVQSQGYEAHYQGVYPVKCNQDRFVVEDIVKFGSGFRFGLEAGSKPELLLAMSSMCKGSSEGLLVCNGFKDAEYISLALVARKLLLNTVIVLEQEEELELVIDISRKMAVRPVIGLRAKLRTKHSGHFGSTSGEKGKFGLTTTQILRVVKKLKEAGMLDCLQLLHFHIGSQIPSTALLADGVGEAAQVYCELVRLGAGMKFIDIGGGLGIDYDGTKSCDSDVSVGYGLQEYASTVVESVRFVCDRKNVKHPVICSESGRAIVSHHSVLIFEAVSSTTTRSQELSTVDLQSFVEKLNDDARADYRNLSAAAIRGEYDTCMLYSDQLKQRCVEQFKAGNLDIEQLAAVDGICDFVAKAIGASDPVRTYHVNLSIFTSIPDFWAIDQLFPIVPIHKLDERPTARGILSDLTCDSDGKIDKFIGGESSLPLHELGSNGGGGGGGPYYLGMFLGGAYEEALGGLHNLFGGPSVLRVSQSDSPHSFAVTCAVPGPSCADVLRAMQHEPELMFETLKHRAEEFVLNEEQEGDKEIAFEALASSLAQSFHDMPYLAPQSSCSGYYYCNDDNIVGVGAECATGEEGFWPYCVA from the coding sequence ATGCCTGCCTTAGGTTGTTGTGTAGACACTGCTGTTGCTGTTTCTCCTCCTTTCGGCTATCCCTTCCTTAGGGATAGCACTCTTCCCGCGCCTGAGATTTTTTCCTCAGGCGCGACTCATTGGTCCACGGAGCACTCATCCGATCTGTATCGGGTCGATGGATGGGGTGCTCCGTATTTCACCGTTAATTCTAACGGTGATATATCCGTCCGTCCACATGGGACGGACACCCTTCCTCACCAGGAAATTGATCTCCTTAAGGTCGTGAAAAAGGCTTCCGACCCGAAAACTTCGGGTGGGCTCGGGTTACAGCTGCCCCTCGTTGTTAGGTTCCCTGATGTTCTGAAAAACCGGTTGGAATCTCTTCAATCGGCTTTTGATTACGCTGTTCAATCTCAAGGATATGAGGCTCATTACCAAGGTGTTTATCCTGTTAAATGCAATCAGGATAGGTTTGTGGTTGAGGATATTGTGAAATTCGGGTCGGGTTTTCGGTTCGGTCTTGAAGCCGGGTCGAAACCCGAGCTCCTCTTAGCTATGAGCTCAATGTGTAAGGGAAGCTCTGAGGGGCTTCTTGTATGCAATGGGTTCAAGGATGCGGAATACATTTCGCTTGCTTTGGTGGCAAGAAAGCTGTTATTGAACACGGTAATTGTGCTTGAACAAGAGGAGGAACTAGAGTTGGTGATTGACATAAGCCGTAAAATGGCGGTCCGACCTGTGATCGGGCTTCGGGCTAAGCTTAGGACCAAACATTCGGGACATTTTGGGTCCACTTCCGGTGAGAAAGGCAAGTTTGGGCTTACAACAACTCAGATCCTTCGTGTGGTGAAGAAACTGAAAGAAGCCGGAATGTTGGATTGTCTTCAATTGCTGCATTTCCATATTGGATCTCAAATCCCTTCAACAGCTTTGCTCGCAGATGGTGTTGGTGAGGCTGCTCAAGTTTATTGTGAATTAGTCCGTCTTGGTGCTGGAATGAAATTCATTGATATTGGTGGTGGCCTTGGAATTGACTATGATGGTACGAAATCTTGCGATTCCGATGTTTCTGTCGGATATGGACTTCAGGAATACGCTTCTACGGTTGTTGAAAGTGTCCGGTTCGTTTGTGACAGGAAGAACGTGAAACATCCGGTGATATGTAGCGAAAGTGGCAGAGCAATTGTGTCTCATCACTCCGTATTGATTTTTGAAGCTGTGTCTTCAACTACTACGCGTTCTCAAGAGTTGTCCACTGTGGATCTCCAGTCCTTTGTGGAGAAACTCAACGACGATGCTCGTGCTGATTACCGGAACTTATCTGCTGCTGCTATTCGCGGAGAATACGATACCTGTATGCTTTATTCCGATCAGTTGAAACAGAGATGTGTGGAGCAGTTTAAAGCGGGTAATTTGGACATTGAACAGCTTGCTGCTGTTGATGGTATATGTGACTTTGTGGCTAAGGCTATTGGAGCTTCTGATCCTGTCCGCACATATCATGTGAATCTTTCGATTTTCACTTCGATCCCTGATTTTTGGGCAATTGACCAACTGTTCCCGATTGTTCCCATCCACAAGCTCGATGAACGGCCTACAGCTCGGGGAATTTTATCCGACTTGACATGTGACAGTGATGGAAAGATCGATAAGTTCATCGGAGGCGAGTCAAGCTTGCCTCTTCATGAATTGGGAAgcaatggtggtggtggtggtggtggtccGTATTATCTTGGAATGTTTTTAGGCGGGGCTTATGAGGAGGCGCTTGGCGGACTCCACAACCTGTTTGGCGGGCCCAGCGTCTTGCGCGTGTCGCAGAGCGATAGCCCTCATAGCTTTGCTGTGACATGCGCGGTTCCAGGCCCATCCTGTGCTGACGTACTTCGGGCGATGCAGCACGAGCCTGAACTCATGTTCGAGACGCTCAAGCACCGTGCCGAGGAATTCGTGCTCAACGAAGAGCAAGAAGGAGATAAAGAGATTGCATTTGAAGCTTTGGCTAGCAGCTTAGCTCAGTCTTTCCATGATATGCCTTATCTTGCGCCTCAATCATCCTGCAGTGGCTATTACTATTGCAATGATGATAACATTGTTGGCGTTGGCGCGGAATGTGCAACTGGGGAGGAAGGGTTTTGGCCCTACTGTGTTGCTTGA